A stretch of the Actinomycetota bacterium genome encodes the following:
- a CDS encoding nuclear transport factor 2 family protein, with amino-acid sequence MAAEDNRRTVQLAFERFAEGDLTAVLDLVTDDVVWADRTPAANPISGVYHGKEGVKEFFGKLLSLSEFSRFEVKQILAEADTVVVLIDTTITVRQTGKKADLPLVHVLTFRGDKVAAYDLYEDDSVSPWM; translated from the coding sequence ATGGCTGCAGAGGACAACCGCAGGACAGTTCAGCTTGCCTTCGAGCGTTTCGCCGAGGGCGATCTCACCGCGGTCCTCGACCTGGTCACCGACGACGTCGTCTGGGCCGACCGCACCCCCGCCGCCAACCCGATCAGCGGCGTCTACCACGGGAAGGAGGGGGTTAAGGAGTTCTTCGGCAAGCTCCTGAGCCTGTCCGAGTTCAGCAGGTTCGAGGTGAAACAGATCCTGGCCGAAGCCGACACCGTCGTGGTGCTGATCGACACCACAATCACGGTCAGGCAGACCGGCAAGAAAGCCGACCTCCCGCTGGTGCACGTGCTGACCTTCCGGGGCGACAAGGTTGCCGCCTACGACTTGTACGAGGACGACTCGGTCAGCCCCTGGATGTAG
- a CDS encoding aminotransferase class I/II-fold pyridoxal phosphate-dependent enzyme, giving the protein MSAISKELAETLQAEMPFFDFFRNSEWSRRQGDPGNCDFVTGEPQEMALPGFVDALARWVKPGDPHWFGYKTSDPDARAVAAEALSRRVEVDFPPDHLFFTNGAIAGLVVALRAVVDPGDEVIYLSPPWFGYEPMIRERRADAVRVNLQPPVFDLDVPAIEAAISARTRAIIVNSPNNPAGRIYQPAQLQELAGVLERASARNGRPVYLISDEAYSRVLFDGRQFTSPAAFYPRTLLVYTYAKTMLTPGQRIGYIALPPGMPDARLVGEAIFMSQIATGWSFPNALLQHAIADLEEVLIDLHALQNKRDVMTQGLADLGYQVTVPEGTFYVIVRSPLADDMKFIDILAARNIFVLPGATTELPGFFRISLTATMDMIERSMEGFKSALDEARATSRG; this is encoded by the coding sequence ATGAGCGCCATTTCGAAAGAGCTGGCCGAGACGCTGCAGGCCGAAATGCCGTTCTTCGACTTCTTCCGAAACTCGGAGTGGTCCAGGCGCCAGGGCGATCCGGGTAACTGCGACTTCGTCACCGGCGAGCCGCAGGAGATGGCCCTGCCCGGGTTCGTGGACGCTCTGGCCCGGTGGGTCAAGCCCGGCGACCCCCACTGGTTCGGCTACAAGACCAGCGACCCCGACGCACGCGCGGTTGCTGCGGAGGCCCTGAGCCGCCGGGTGGAGGTGGATTTCCCGCCCGACCACCTGTTCTTCACCAACGGGGCCATCGCCGGGCTGGTCGTCGCCCTCAGGGCGGTTGTCGACCCGGGCGACGAGGTCATCTACCTCAGCCCTCCCTGGTTCGGGTACGAGCCGATGATCCGGGAGCGTCGGGCGGATGCCGTGCGGGTCAACCTGCAGCCGCCGGTCTTCGACCTCGACGTCCCTGCGATCGAGGCTGCGATCAGCGCACGGACCCGGGCGATCATCGTCAACAGCCCGAACAACCCGGCCGGCCGGATCTACCAGCCGGCTCAGCTGCAGGAGCTGGCCGGGGTGCTGGAGCGGGCCTCGGCCCGCAACGGGCGCCCTGTCTACCTGATCTCCGACGAGGCGTACAGCAGGGTCCTGTTCGACGGCCGGCAGTTCACCAGCCCGGCGGCCTTTTACCCGAGGACCTTGCTGGTTTACACCTACGCCAAGACCATGCTGACCCCGGGCCAGCGCATCGGGTACATCGCCCTTCCTCCGGGAATGCCCGACGCCCGGCTGGTGGGTGAAGCGATCTTCATGTCGCAGATCGCCACCGGCTGGTCCTTCCCGAACGCCCTCCTGCAGCACGCGATCGCCGACCTGGAGGAGGTCTTGATCGACCTGCACGCTCTCCAGAACAAGAGGGACGTGATGACCCAAGGGTTGGCGGACCTGGGCTACCAGGTCACCGTCCCGGAGGGGACGTTCTACGTGATCGTGCGGTCACCCCTCGCGGACGACATGAAGTTCATCGACATCCTGGCCGCCCGCAACATCTTCGTGCTTCCCGGCGCGACGACCGAGCTGCCGGGGTTCTTCCGAATTTCGTTGACGGCAACGATGGACATGATCGAACGGTCGATGGAGGGCTTCAAATCGGCCCTCGACGAGGCGAGGGCTACATCCAGGGGCTGA
- a CDS encoding ABC transporter permease subunit, whose translation MSEGLPVLTGVLKEQRRSLIVWGAALFTVAAFYISFYPSLGSTPAMQDMIDSMPQGVAKALGYDQIASASGYIGATVYGLLGPILMLVFGIATGARMIAGEEEAGSLELELAHPVGRMRLAGERWLAVAVDLFVLTLPVLAASFLLITVLDLDVKFGNLLAISAGLLLFALAFASTAFAIGAATGRRAIALGGTAAAAVTAYIAHAIGPQLEGGAWMDKISPFGWYLGGTPLQNGWDLGGLGLLAAVVAVMVPLALFTFANRDFGT comes from the coding sequence ATGTCTGAAGGACTGCCGGTTCTGACCGGTGTGCTGAAGGAGCAGAGGCGGTCGTTGATCGTCTGGGGCGCCGCGCTCTTCACGGTCGCCGCGTTCTACATCAGCTTCTACCCGTCCCTCGGGTCGACACCCGCCATGCAGGACATGATCGACAGCATGCCGCAGGGCGTTGCGAAGGCCCTGGGCTACGACCAGATCGCCAGCGCCTCCGGCTACATCGGCGCCACCGTGTACGGGCTGCTCGGGCCGATCCTCATGCTGGTCTTCGGCATCGCCACCGGCGCCCGGATGATAGCGGGCGAGGAGGAAGCCGGTTCCCTGGAGCTCGAACTTGCCCATCCGGTCGGAAGGATGCGCCTGGCGGGCGAACGGTGGCTGGCCGTCGCCGTCGACCTGTTCGTGCTGACCTTGCCGGTGCTGGCCGCCTCGTTCCTTCTGATCACCGTCCTCGACCTTGACGTGAAGTTCGGCAACCTGCTTGCAATCTCCGCAGGCCTGTTGCTGTTCGCCCTGGCCTTCGCCTCTACGGCGTTCGCCATCGGGGCGGCGACCGGCCGGCGAGCGATAGCGCTGGGTGGGACCGCGGCAGCGGCGGTGACGGCCTACATCGCACATGCGATCGGGCCGCAGCTCGAGGGAGGCGCCTGGATGGACAAGATCTCACCGTTCGGCTGGTACCTCGGCGGCACGCCGCTGCAGAACGGCTGGGACCTCGGAGGGCTCGGATTGCTGGCGGCGGTGGTTGCAGTGATGGTCCCGCTGGCTCTGTTCACCTTTGCGAACCGGGATTTCGGCACCTAG